In Acropora muricata isolate sample 2 chromosome 13, ASM3666990v1, whole genome shotgun sequence, the DNA window AAATCATAGTTTAAAAGATCCACATTACAAACAGAGTTTTCATTTAGTCTAGTTTCTGTAATAGCAAGAATTTCTGGTCTTTTATCAAGGGAATAAAGGAAATCTTCAAGCAAAACTAAATTTTTGGTAGGCTTCTTACATTACAGTGAAACATTGAAATGGCCTTTGGCCCAGCTTTAGCAATAGAATTGTTAACCTGGGAAATAGAATAGTAATTTGACATTGGAATTGTAAGCATTAAGTCAGGATCAATTTCATCAGATTTATCAGGATTAGATATCAAATTAAACATATCAGTATCCATTAGCTGACTAAACTGAACTGACCGTATGCCATTTACAAGATTAAACTCTTGATCATTAAGGTTGTAAAATGGCAGAACTTGCAAGGAATTCATTATAGCAGTCTAAGTTAACTGAAGCATATATAAAGTATACAAGTATAAATACATATGAATAATCAGgtgttgaaaaaataataatgcacTCATCTGTTATTAATCTCATCCAGATAATCCTCGAATTCCTCATGAGTAGAGAAACTAAGAATACGTGAGGTCTCAGTCTCTCTTAGTAGAATCTTCCCATTGGCAGTCCATAGAAATTTGTGATTGTGCTGTTGCTTAAATGAATTAATTCTCCCAAACAATCTCTTCCTGTAGGCGGTTAACGACTCGTTGATATGAATCTTGTTATCACTGAAGACACTTTTACCCATTTCGGCTTGGACAGATGGTAGTAGGCTAGACTTCTTTCCTATcagattcttcttcttcttgtagaattcttctcttttatctctttGTACAAACTTTGCTATAATTCGATTTTGTACCTTCTTTGTATCTGGAAGTCTGTGGGCTGTTGATATCTGGTCTTCACTTATACTAACACCAATAAGTGAGCCTAGCTCTAGAACTAGCTGTTTAGGATTATCCAGTGGTAAGACGGGAATACCAGTAATT includes these proteins:
- the LOC136896629 gene encoding uncharacterized protein; translated protein: MSNKNYLTVDEFRKMWKNEFLPSIRREVKLEIETLSANIQALTDRCNQIEQSIQFLSDKYDTVLGILQATKKQIAGLEVNAKEQADQISKLQEADYGKDCTIDVMQQYLRRDCIEITGIPVLPLDNPKQLVLELGSLIGVSISEDQISTAHRLPDTKKVQNRIIAKFVQRDKREEFYKKKKNLIGKKSSLLPSVQAEMGKSVFSDNKIHINESLTAYRKRLFGRINSFKQQHNHKFLWTANGKILLRETETSRILSFSTHEEFEDYLDEINNR